In one Parambassis ranga chromosome 6, fParRan2.1, whole genome shotgun sequence genomic region, the following are encoded:
- the eea1 gene encoding early endosome antigen 1 isoform X1: MLRRILQMTPGKGGSQNAEAEQPSTDINHDQTSEGFICPQCMKSHNSAEELFKHYELFHDTGDLPAHVAPTREDLTMLRQEVQDLHASLKEERWFSGELKKELDKVQGHLKQNDGQVTSEDSALERRLNEAETEKFNIKQMKDLFEQKAAQLATEIVDLKSRYDEEKSLREAADQRLAKVNEQLQTEKQENERLQTELLQRPGVEDVEVLKKELVQVQTLMDRMTREREEESECLKNHYEQLQANYTTSEIRKLEMTISQLKAELEKGPQEAAVYTQQIHQLQSDLNSLQQQSQSLSEKLARKEKEYQKLEENLGAEISAKKAVQDSLRENDLEVQELQARATGAEASLQKAQTELTERAEEMMKLKSEMAELEVKHAEMKVERKQLEQQKEEKESQGAQQQTEISQLHSKLLEAERQLGEVQGRLKEQRQLSGEKLKDREQQAADLQLKLSRAEEQLKESSSKNTDLQHQLEKAKQQHQELQALQQNTNGKLREAQNDLEQVLRQIGDKDQKIQNLEALLQKSKDIVSQLEAEREDLCAKIQAGEGETAVLNQLKEKNHALQEQVTQLTDKVKNQSESNKQAQDNLHKQVQEQKTLLRSAQDRAHTLETSVSELTAHLTDSKEKVATLDAQLKAKTELLLSAEAAKAAQKANLENNLETAQHALQDKQHELNKVLKKVEEKTQRLKERQEQCTQLETSLKECKDKLLASEQRIEQLEGLNKKLESHVGEVQATRDQAQQEVQKLQKESSEVKKKAKELQHSLETEKAGATSLQEELEKKTLTLSGIQQQLENRQQEMAALKVNLGKVTQEGKTQCAELGKKAQSLAADLQKAQQEKESQSKELAACQESLGKANKALKESQSQLDTERKNHKSAVEEKEKSNEKTRQELLRNNESITKAMKESKEQLEQMKEAEKTLKVQLSSLEQQHSKTQETLKEKEKQLEKLQQQLKTTQGSLEEEIKKLRSQVTELQEVSNKKAEEESKLRAQVSELGQGLATEKSQTAELQKALQQSQENISKLQSDFYGKESEVSSLRQDLKTSENKLNMAQEELAANQTHQTGLEAQIQELKSKHGSLEQELSKRDQKLQKQEQTLKELQKQQGQVKEALEKERRNVEELKNTKSVLEKNNSKLTSELKTLTEKSEKELGELQEAKQLLIQQKLELQGQVEAAQGALMQEQKEHQATRDSRSQKEEHLLTQIKNFQEQLVAEKRAKEEQVKLREETEAKLGVQVTALNENVATLKREWQGSQRRVTELEKQTDELRGEIAVLEATVQNNQDERRALLERCVKGEGEIEKLQAKVVELRRKLDDTTAAMQELGRENQSLQIKQSQSLTRKWAEDHEVQNCMACGKVFTVTVRKHHCRHCGNIFCAECSAKNALTPSSKKPVRVCETCFEELQG; encoded by the exons ACTCCTGGGAAGGGAGGATCCCAGAATGCCGAGGCAGAGCAGCCCAGCACAGACATTAACCATGATCAAACATCTGAG GGCTTCATCTGTCCTCAGTGCATGAAGTCTCACAACTCTGCAGAGGAACTGTTTAAGCACTATGAGCTGTTCCACGACACGGGAGACCTCCCCGCTCACGTGGCCCCCACTCG GGAAGACCTCACAATGCTCCGACAAGAGGTTCAGGACCTGCACGCCTCTCTCAAG gaggaaaggtggttttctggagagctCAAGAAGGAATTAGACAAAGTTCAAGGACATCTGAAGCAA AATGATGGTCAGGTGACCTCCGAGGATTCAG CTCTTGAGAGAAGGTTGAATGAAGCTGAGACAGAAAAGTTCAACATCAAACAGATGAAAGACTTGTTTGAGCAGAAAGCTGCCCAGCTGGCCACAGAGATAGTAG ACTTGAAGTCACGGTACGATGAGGAGAAAAGCTTACGGGAGGCTGCTGACCAGAGGCTAGCCAAAGTGAATGAACAGCTGCAGACTGAGAAGCAGGAAAACGAGAGACTCCAAACTGAACTG CTGCAGCGCCCAGGAGTTGAAGATGTGGAGGTTCTGAAGAAGGAGCTGGTGCAGGTGCAGACGCTGATGGACCGTATGACCcgtgagagagaggaagagtctGAATGCCTCAAAAACCACTATGAACAGCTGCAGGCTAATTATACTACCTCAGAG ATTCGTAAACTGGAG ATGACCATATCCCAACTAAAAGCAGAGCTGGAGAAGGGTCCGCAGGAAGCAGCTGTCTACACGCAACAGATCCACCAGCTGCAGAGTGATCTGAATAGTTTGCAGCAGCAAAGCCAG AGTCTATCTGAAAAACTTGCACGTAAGGAGAAGGAGTATCAAAAGCTGGAGGAGAATTTGGGAGCTGAGATATCTGCTAAGAAAGCAGTCCAAGACAGTCTAAGAGAAAATGATTTGGAAGTACAGGAGCTCCAGGCTCGGGCCACGGGGGCCGAAGCCTCCCTGCAGAAAGCTCAGACGGAGCTTACGGAGAGGGCTGAGGAGATGATGAAACTGAAGAGTGAGATGGCAGAGCTGGAGGTGAAGCACGCTGAGATGAAGGTCGAGAGGAAGCAGTTGGAGCAgcagaaggaagaaaaagaaagtcaaggtgctcagcagcagactgagatCAGTCAA CTACACAGCAAActgctggaggcagagaggcagtTGGGTGAGGTGCAAGGTCGACTGAAAGAACAGAGGCAGCTGTCTGGGGAGAAACTGAAGGACCGTGAGCAGCAAGctgctgacctgcagctcaaactCTCCCGTGCAGAAGAACAG ctgaaggagagcagcagtaagaacacagacctgcagcacCAGCTGGAGAAAGCCAAGCAGCAGCACCAGGAACTGCAGGCACTGCAGCAAAACACCAACGGCAAACTCAGAGAGGCGCAG AATGACCTGGAGCAGGTGTTGCGTCAGATTGGCGATAAGGACCAGAAGATCCAGAACCTGGAAGCTCTGCTCCAGAAAAGTAAAGACATTGTGAGCCAGTTGGAGGCTGAGAGGGAGGATCTGTGTGCTAAGATCCAAGCAGGGGAGGGAGAGACGGCCGTCCTCAATCAGCTGAAGGAAAAAAACCATGCACTACAGGAACAg GTGACACAGTTGACAGACAAGGTGaagaaccaatcagagagcaaCAAGCAAGCCCAGGATAACCTCCACAAGCAGGTCCAAGAGCAAAAGACCCTGCTGCGTTCAGCCCAGGACCGAGCTCACACCCTGGAGACGTCTGTCAGTGAACTCACAGCCCATCTCACAGACAGCAAAGAAAAGGTAGCCACGCTGGATGCACAG CTGAAAGCAAAGACCGAGTTGTTGCTATCTGCAGAGGCAGCCAAAGCTGCACAGAAGGCCAACCTTGAAAACAACCTGGAGACTGCTCAACATGCACTGCAAGACAAGCAGCAC GAGCTGAATAAAGTCCTTAAGAAAGTGGAGGAGAAGACCCAAAGGCTCAAAGAGAGGCAGGAGCAGTGCACGCAGCTGGAAACCAGTCTAAAGGAATGCAAAGACAAACTGCTGGCATCAGAGCAACGCATAGAGCAGCTGGAGGGGCTCAATAAG AAACTGGAGTCCCATGTAGGGGAGGTGCAGGCCACACGGGACCAggcacagcaggaagtgcagaaGTTGCAGAAGGAGAGTTCAGAGGTTAAAAAGAAAGCcaaggagctgcagcactcaCTGGAAACTGAGAAAGCAGG GGCTACAAGTCTGCAAGAGGAattagagaaaaaaacactcactTTGAGTggcatccagcagcagctggagaacAGACAGCAGGAGATGGCTGCTTTGAAGGTGAACCTGGGCAAGGTGACCCAGGAGGGGAAGACTCAGTGTGCAGAGCTGGGAAAGAAAGCTCAGAGTCTGGCAGCAGACCTACAAAAAGCCCAACAGGAAAAAGAGTCTCAAAGCAAGGAGCTTGCTGCTTGTCAGGAGAGCCTGGGAAAGGCTAATAAGGCCCTGAAAGAGAGTCAGAGTCAGCTGGACACTGAGAGGAAGAACCATAAATCAGCTGTGGAGGAGAAG GAAAAATCCAATGAAAAGACGAGGCAGGAGCTTCTTAGAAATAACGAGTCCATCACAAAGGCAATGAAAGAATCTAAAGAGCAGCTTGAGCAGATGAAAGAG GCAGAGAAAACGTTGAAAGTGCAGCTGAGCTCATTAGAGCAGCAGCACTCAAAAACtcaggagacactgaaagaaaaggagaagcaactggagaagctgcagcaACAACTTAAAACGACCCAGGGGTCCTTGGAAGAAGAGATTAAGAAACTGAGGAGCCAAGTGACAGAACTGCAGGAAGTCAGTAACAAGAAA GCAGAAGAGGAGAGTAAGCTAAGGGCGCAGGTGTCGGAGCTTGGCCAGGGGCTGGCTACTGAGAAGAGCCAGACAGCTGAGCTGCAAAAAGCCTTGCAGCAAAGCCAGGAGAACATCAGCAAGCTCCAGTCTGACTTCTACGGAAAGGAGTCTGAGGTTTCTTCCCTAAGACAAGACCTTAAG ACATCAGAGAATAAACTGAACATggcccaggaggagctggctgctAATCAAACCCATCAGACTGGTTTAGAGGCTCAGATCCAGGAACTGAAATCCAAACATGGCTCGTTGGAGCAGGAGCTCTCCAAACGGGACCAGAAGCTCCAAAAGCAGGAACAAactctgaaggagctgcagaagcAACAG GGTCAAGTTAAGGAGGCACTGGAGAAGGAGCGGAGAaatgtggaggagctgaaaaaCACCAAGAGTGTCCTGGAGAAGAACAACAGCAAACTGACCTCTGAGTTAAAAACACTAACAGAGAAGAGTGAGAAG GAGCTGGGTGAGTTGCAGGAAGCCAAACAGCTATTGATCCAGCAGAAGCTGGAGCTGCAGGGCCAGGTGGAGGCGGCGCAGGGGGCCCTGATGCAAGAGCAGAAAGAGCACCAGGCCACCCGGGACAGCAGGAGCCAGAAAGAGGAGCACCTCCTCACCCAAATCAAGAACTTTCAGGAACAGCTG GTGGCAGAGAAGCGAGCCAAAGAGGAGCAGGTGAAGCTCAGGGAGGAGACAGAAGCTAAGCTGGGTGTACAGGTGACAGCACTGAACGAGAATGTGGCCACTCTGAAGAGGGAGTGGCAGGGCAGCCAGCGGAGAGTGACTGAGCTGGAGAAACAGACTGATGAGCTGAGAGGGGAAATCGCCGTACTGGAAGCCACCGTGCAGAACAACCAGGATGAGCGACGGGCCCTTTTGGAAAG GTGTGTGAAGGGTGAAGGTGAGATAGAGAAACTGCAGGCCAAAGTTGTGGAgctcaggaggaagctggacGACACAACCGCAGCAATGCAGGAGCTCGGCAGAGAAAACCAATCACTTCAG ATCAAGCAGTCACAAAGTCTGACTAGAAAATGGGCTGAGGATCATGAAGTGCAGAACTGCATGGCTTGTGGGAAAGTCTTTACTGTCACTGTCAGGAAG CACCATTGCAGACACTGTGGAAACATTTTCTGTGCTGAGTGTTCAGCAAAGAATGCCCTCACGCCGTCTTCTAAAAAGCCAGTAAGGGTGTGTGAGACCTGCTTCGAAGAACTCCAGGGCTGA
- the eea1 gene encoding early endosome antigen 1 isoform X2: protein MLRRILQMTPGKGGSQNAEAEQPSTDINHDQTSEGFICPQCMKSHNSAEELFKHYELFHDTGDLPAHVAPTREDLTMLRQEVQDLHASLKEERWFSGELKKELDKVQGHLKQNDGQVTSEDSALERRLNEAETEKFNIKQMKDLFEQKAAQLATEIVDLKSRYDEEKSLREAADQRLAKVNEQLQTEKQENERLQTELLQRPGVEDVEVLKKELVQVQTLMDRMTREREEESECLKNHYEQLQANYTTSEMTISQLKAELEKGPQEAAVYTQQIHQLQSDLNSLQQQSQSLSEKLARKEKEYQKLEENLGAEISAKKAVQDSLRENDLEVQELQARATGAEASLQKAQTELTERAEEMMKLKSEMAELEVKHAEMKVERKQLEQQKEEKESQGAQQQTEISQLHSKLLEAERQLGEVQGRLKEQRQLSGEKLKDREQQAADLQLKLSRAEEQLKESSSKNTDLQHQLEKAKQQHQELQALQQNTNGKLREAQNDLEQVLRQIGDKDQKIQNLEALLQKSKDIVSQLEAEREDLCAKIQAGEGETAVLNQLKEKNHALQEQVTQLTDKVKNQSESNKQAQDNLHKQVQEQKTLLRSAQDRAHTLETSVSELTAHLTDSKEKVATLDAQLKAKTELLLSAEAAKAAQKANLENNLETAQHALQDKQHELNKVLKKVEEKTQRLKERQEQCTQLETSLKECKDKLLASEQRIEQLEGLNKKLESHVGEVQATRDQAQQEVQKLQKESSEVKKKAKELQHSLETEKAGATSLQEELEKKTLTLSGIQQQLENRQQEMAALKVNLGKVTQEGKTQCAELGKKAQSLAADLQKAQQEKESQSKELAACQESLGKANKALKESQSQLDTERKNHKSAVEEKEKSNEKTRQELLRNNESITKAMKESKEQLEQMKEAEKTLKVQLSSLEQQHSKTQETLKEKEKQLEKLQQQLKTTQGSLEEEIKKLRSQVTELQEVSNKKAEEESKLRAQVSELGQGLATEKSQTAELQKALQQSQENISKLQSDFYGKESEVSSLRQDLKTSENKLNMAQEELAANQTHQTGLEAQIQELKSKHGSLEQELSKRDQKLQKQEQTLKELQKQQGQVKEALEKERRNVEELKNTKSVLEKNNSKLTSELKTLTEKSEKELGELQEAKQLLIQQKLELQGQVEAAQGALMQEQKEHQATRDSRSQKEEHLLTQIKNFQEQLVAEKRAKEEQVKLREETEAKLGVQVTALNENVATLKREWQGSQRRVTELEKQTDELRGEIAVLEATVQNNQDERRALLERCVKGEGEIEKLQAKVVELRRKLDDTTAAMQELGRENQSLQIKQSQSLTRKWAEDHEVQNCMACGKVFTVTVRKHHCRHCGNIFCAECSAKNALTPSSKKPVRVCETCFEELQG, encoded by the exons ACTCCTGGGAAGGGAGGATCCCAGAATGCCGAGGCAGAGCAGCCCAGCACAGACATTAACCATGATCAAACATCTGAG GGCTTCATCTGTCCTCAGTGCATGAAGTCTCACAACTCTGCAGAGGAACTGTTTAAGCACTATGAGCTGTTCCACGACACGGGAGACCTCCCCGCTCACGTGGCCCCCACTCG GGAAGACCTCACAATGCTCCGACAAGAGGTTCAGGACCTGCACGCCTCTCTCAAG gaggaaaggtggttttctggagagctCAAGAAGGAATTAGACAAAGTTCAAGGACATCTGAAGCAA AATGATGGTCAGGTGACCTCCGAGGATTCAG CTCTTGAGAGAAGGTTGAATGAAGCTGAGACAGAAAAGTTCAACATCAAACAGATGAAAGACTTGTTTGAGCAGAAAGCTGCCCAGCTGGCCACAGAGATAGTAG ACTTGAAGTCACGGTACGATGAGGAGAAAAGCTTACGGGAGGCTGCTGACCAGAGGCTAGCCAAAGTGAATGAACAGCTGCAGACTGAGAAGCAGGAAAACGAGAGACTCCAAACTGAACTG CTGCAGCGCCCAGGAGTTGAAGATGTGGAGGTTCTGAAGAAGGAGCTGGTGCAGGTGCAGACGCTGATGGACCGTATGACCcgtgagagagaggaagagtctGAATGCCTCAAAAACCACTATGAACAGCTGCAGGCTAATTATACTACCTCAGAG ATGACCATATCCCAACTAAAAGCAGAGCTGGAGAAGGGTCCGCAGGAAGCAGCTGTCTACACGCAACAGATCCACCAGCTGCAGAGTGATCTGAATAGTTTGCAGCAGCAAAGCCAG AGTCTATCTGAAAAACTTGCACGTAAGGAGAAGGAGTATCAAAAGCTGGAGGAGAATTTGGGAGCTGAGATATCTGCTAAGAAAGCAGTCCAAGACAGTCTAAGAGAAAATGATTTGGAAGTACAGGAGCTCCAGGCTCGGGCCACGGGGGCCGAAGCCTCCCTGCAGAAAGCTCAGACGGAGCTTACGGAGAGGGCTGAGGAGATGATGAAACTGAAGAGTGAGATGGCAGAGCTGGAGGTGAAGCACGCTGAGATGAAGGTCGAGAGGAAGCAGTTGGAGCAgcagaaggaagaaaaagaaagtcaaggtgctcagcagcagactgagatCAGTCAA CTACACAGCAAActgctggaggcagagaggcagtTGGGTGAGGTGCAAGGTCGACTGAAAGAACAGAGGCAGCTGTCTGGGGAGAAACTGAAGGACCGTGAGCAGCAAGctgctgacctgcagctcaaactCTCCCGTGCAGAAGAACAG ctgaaggagagcagcagtaagaacacagacctgcagcacCAGCTGGAGAAAGCCAAGCAGCAGCACCAGGAACTGCAGGCACTGCAGCAAAACACCAACGGCAAACTCAGAGAGGCGCAG AATGACCTGGAGCAGGTGTTGCGTCAGATTGGCGATAAGGACCAGAAGATCCAGAACCTGGAAGCTCTGCTCCAGAAAAGTAAAGACATTGTGAGCCAGTTGGAGGCTGAGAGGGAGGATCTGTGTGCTAAGATCCAAGCAGGGGAGGGAGAGACGGCCGTCCTCAATCAGCTGAAGGAAAAAAACCATGCACTACAGGAACAg GTGACACAGTTGACAGACAAGGTGaagaaccaatcagagagcaaCAAGCAAGCCCAGGATAACCTCCACAAGCAGGTCCAAGAGCAAAAGACCCTGCTGCGTTCAGCCCAGGACCGAGCTCACACCCTGGAGACGTCTGTCAGTGAACTCACAGCCCATCTCACAGACAGCAAAGAAAAGGTAGCCACGCTGGATGCACAG CTGAAAGCAAAGACCGAGTTGTTGCTATCTGCAGAGGCAGCCAAAGCTGCACAGAAGGCCAACCTTGAAAACAACCTGGAGACTGCTCAACATGCACTGCAAGACAAGCAGCAC GAGCTGAATAAAGTCCTTAAGAAAGTGGAGGAGAAGACCCAAAGGCTCAAAGAGAGGCAGGAGCAGTGCACGCAGCTGGAAACCAGTCTAAAGGAATGCAAAGACAAACTGCTGGCATCAGAGCAACGCATAGAGCAGCTGGAGGGGCTCAATAAG AAACTGGAGTCCCATGTAGGGGAGGTGCAGGCCACACGGGACCAggcacagcaggaagtgcagaaGTTGCAGAAGGAGAGTTCAGAGGTTAAAAAGAAAGCcaaggagctgcagcactcaCTGGAAACTGAGAAAGCAGG GGCTACAAGTCTGCAAGAGGAattagagaaaaaaacactcactTTGAGTggcatccagcagcagctggagaacAGACAGCAGGAGATGGCTGCTTTGAAGGTGAACCTGGGCAAGGTGACCCAGGAGGGGAAGACTCAGTGTGCAGAGCTGGGAAAGAAAGCTCAGAGTCTGGCAGCAGACCTACAAAAAGCCCAACAGGAAAAAGAGTCTCAAAGCAAGGAGCTTGCTGCTTGTCAGGAGAGCCTGGGAAAGGCTAATAAGGCCCTGAAAGAGAGTCAGAGTCAGCTGGACACTGAGAGGAAGAACCATAAATCAGCTGTGGAGGAGAAG GAAAAATCCAATGAAAAGACGAGGCAGGAGCTTCTTAGAAATAACGAGTCCATCACAAAGGCAATGAAAGAATCTAAAGAGCAGCTTGAGCAGATGAAAGAG GCAGAGAAAACGTTGAAAGTGCAGCTGAGCTCATTAGAGCAGCAGCACTCAAAAACtcaggagacactgaaagaaaaggagaagcaactggagaagctgcagcaACAACTTAAAACGACCCAGGGGTCCTTGGAAGAAGAGATTAAGAAACTGAGGAGCCAAGTGACAGAACTGCAGGAAGTCAGTAACAAGAAA GCAGAAGAGGAGAGTAAGCTAAGGGCGCAGGTGTCGGAGCTTGGCCAGGGGCTGGCTACTGAGAAGAGCCAGACAGCTGAGCTGCAAAAAGCCTTGCAGCAAAGCCAGGAGAACATCAGCAAGCTCCAGTCTGACTTCTACGGAAAGGAGTCTGAGGTTTCTTCCCTAAGACAAGACCTTAAG ACATCAGAGAATAAACTGAACATggcccaggaggagctggctgctAATCAAACCCATCAGACTGGTTTAGAGGCTCAGATCCAGGAACTGAAATCCAAACATGGCTCGTTGGAGCAGGAGCTCTCCAAACGGGACCAGAAGCTCCAAAAGCAGGAACAAactctgaaggagctgcagaagcAACAG GGTCAAGTTAAGGAGGCACTGGAGAAGGAGCGGAGAaatgtggaggagctgaaaaaCACCAAGAGTGTCCTGGAGAAGAACAACAGCAAACTGACCTCTGAGTTAAAAACACTAACAGAGAAGAGTGAGAAG GAGCTGGGTGAGTTGCAGGAAGCCAAACAGCTATTGATCCAGCAGAAGCTGGAGCTGCAGGGCCAGGTGGAGGCGGCGCAGGGGGCCCTGATGCAAGAGCAGAAAGAGCACCAGGCCACCCGGGACAGCAGGAGCCAGAAAGAGGAGCACCTCCTCACCCAAATCAAGAACTTTCAGGAACAGCTG GTGGCAGAGAAGCGAGCCAAAGAGGAGCAGGTGAAGCTCAGGGAGGAGACAGAAGCTAAGCTGGGTGTACAGGTGACAGCACTGAACGAGAATGTGGCCACTCTGAAGAGGGAGTGGCAGGGCAGCCAGCGGAGAGTGACTGAGCTGGAGAAACAGACTGATGAGCTGAGAGGGGAAATCGCCGTACTGGAAGCCACCGTGCAGAACAACCAGGATGAGCGACGGGCCCTTTTGGAAAG GTGTGTGAAGGGTGAAGGTGAGATAGAGAAACTGCAGGCCAAAGTTGTGGAgctcaggaggaagctggacGACACAACCGCAGCAATGCAGGAGCTCGGCAGAGAAAACCAATCACTTCAG ATCAAGCAGTCACAAAGTCTGACTAGAAAATGGGCTGAGGATCATGAAGTGCAGAACTGCATGGCTTGTGGGAAAGTCTTTACTGTCACTGTCAGGAAG CACCATTGCAGACACTGTGGAAACATTTTCTGTGCTGAGTGTTCAGCAAAGAATGCCCTCACGCCGTCTTCTAAAAAGCCAGTAAGGGTGTGTGAGACCTGCTTCGAAGAACTCCAGGGCTGA